From the genome of Pseudoliparis swirei isolate HS2019 ecotype Mariana Trench chromosome 14, NWPU_hadal_v1, whole genome shotgun sequence:
GGAgaagtgttatatatatatatttatatgaaggTCGTAACTAGCACACAGTGCAATCATTCATAAAATATGTTCAAGTGCATGTGTCAGATCTTCTGAACAAGCTTGTTGAACTATTCCTGTATTACTAACACCAACAATGTAATTTGGGACTAATGTTGTGTTTTGTCTCTTTAATCCTTTTCATGCAGATCTGCAGTTTGGACTGGACGCAAACATTTGCGGAACGTTATGTGGAAACTGAAAGTGAGTTTGTGCGTTTTCCTTGGAAATGACCTAAGCTCTGGAAATGTGTTGACTCTTTTATTTCCATGTGCTCTTGATGACATCCTCTaggccagtggttctcaaccttttttcagtgatttaccccttattttttaaatctcacgtaccccctggagggccttcacatacccccaggGTTACAcgatacccccatttgagaactaCTGCCCTGCGTCACCACGGCTGTGAACTTGGCTCGCAGAAGTGTCACATTGTATTGCATGTGGGACTCGCCTGGGTCTTGATTTAGCCTGGAATATCACCACGTCACAAGATCTCTGTCCATATAACTGAGGGCATGCTGCTCTATTGTCAAAGAAATGAAAGGAGCCACTGTCGGGAAACTGGTAATTAAATGGGGTAATTGGATGCATTTGCTTCGATCGATCTACCAGAAGTCATcagatgtgtgtgagagtctgttcGTTAATTGATTGAAAATAGCCATTAACACAATAATTATTATGCTTCCGTTATATGAGAATACATCTGCAACGGTTGGTTACAATAGTCTTTTGAAGCTCTGTGGACCTGGTTACCTCTAAGTACAGCGGCTCAATAATTAATTAACTGGGAGAGATAATCTCTGAAACACACTTGAGATCAATAAAGCTGTGAAAGGTCATTTAGCAACACAACATGTAGGTGATGAGacagcatatatgtatataatatacgtatatatttaattttagtaTTATATAGAGATAGAATAGAATTGGATCAAATTAACTATGTTACaattaaaagtcctgcattcaaaatgttACTTGACAAAGTATTAGCAAAAGTAAAAACACTCATTTAGCAGAATGGCCCATTTCAGAATAAGAACATATCATTTGATCATAATTATAAATGCATTTATGTGTAATTATTACTTAATGCTGCAGCTGGAAAAGGTGGAGAGGCGTTCGGTAAAGTtaaaaagatattcacagattcggacttcccggctcaatagctctctcACGACAtggagttaaaacacaaacgacacctctctgtgatcgtagtgatgtcgacaacaagctacaaccttcattctaccaaaaaaagccggtctccgagatcgatgAATAACGTACGGTCTCAATGTGCGATCGGCTGTGAGACCTCAGCCTagggaccgtctgcaaaaagcaatccaggaaaaacatattccaaaaatattcaatatctCGACTGTAAGATTGTGTAGGCTGACAGAACTTATATCAtacgtcaaatggccaccctgtGTTGTACTGTAGCTGTTATTTTGAACAAAACTtatcttaaataattattatgaattatatttaatagttgatggaaacaatattcaatagcttcactgttgtCAAGTGTAGGGTGAAACCATTCAATATCTACAGCAAAGGGCTCCACATTGATGTACTACAGTTGTTATTTTGAGAAAAACTTAATTTGAAAAATATTaggaattatttgtattattgtattgaaacaatattcaatagctCCACTGTAATAAAGTGTAGGGTGCACTCATTCATTTCcgacatcaatgggctccacattagtgtactacacctcttacttttgagaaatgtgttttttaaaaattattatgaattatttgtaatattttatggaaaaaatattcaatagcttcactgttatcaagtgtagagtaaAATCATTCCTTGtcctattattttgttttatctATATTTCTTACTGTTAACTATGTACTCTTGTGTCATCTTTGTCTAGAAAATAGAGTAAAAAAatgatattttaaatatatatgtttaactgGCTGATGTTGTTTacgctttaaaaatatatacatcatgAAAACATTAGTGGAAACTTCACGTCGAATATAAATGACGCATACGTTATTGAGTTTATGCATTTGTCCCTCACGGCTTCCGTCGACGGTGATTTGTGGATCACGTAAGATGACGTCATCACGCCCGCAGCCTAGCAGCGGAGAAAATACAACGTAAACAAAGCGGACCAGGGCTCCGAGCGCCGCTAACGCTAATTTCACTCGTGTTTCGCGAGTAAAACTCGGCTCGTAGCTGCATTCGGGCGGAAattaaacaaatgtcatgccCGATAACGTTTATCGGTTACACATCTGGTGATTATCAGCGTTGTGGACGCCGATAACGCGCGTTTTTGTCATGAGTTTAGCTCGCCATGTAGCCGATGCAGGTTCGTAATCGATCAgcttctggagagagagagagagagagatgacaacCTGATCATCTGGACCCGGGACTGAGATGTTTAGCCTGATGGCGAACTGCTGCAACTGGCTGAAACGATGGCGAGAGCCCGCGAGGtgagtttaaattttttttttttaactatgaCGTCAACCTGCTAATCGATACAATCAGATGGTGTGAGAATCAGTGTGGAGTCACTGTCATCCACGACTGGTCTGGTGTTCCGGGTCAAAGTGTTTTTATGTCAtccacatcttctttttttacactgaTCTGAAATCAGTGGATTCTTGACTCGAGACATAATGATGATTTtcctttttatattatatttaatgtgttgCACCATCACAGATAACTGTTTAATTACTTCTTACCTTCCTTATTATAAACAATTGTACACGTCAAATTCTATTAATCCTTTATAACGACACACTTTATGAGAAATAATCATATTACGACTTTATGCCAACTGTGCATATTTGATTCTCAGTGACACCGTGTTGCTGCTCTCTTATGAGCTGCACACTTCACTCTCAGGAttggtttttgtgtgtgtgtgctgaatacAAAGCGTGAAAAACAATCTGGAAAAAGCAATCGCGAGTGCTTCACCCCACGTTGTGCGTGTGGGGCACCTGGTCCTTTGGACTTAGTCAGAAATCCTCACCTATAATCCTCCAGCCGGGTCTGTTCAGCGGGTCTCCTCCTGTCGGAGGTTATTAGAGGCCCGGCGGACACCTCTCTGGAAGGTTTGCTCCCGAGCGGGCCGCCCGGATGAAGGCCGGCTGGCTCCAGAGGACGGTGAGATGGATCGTGCGCTTGATGTCTTTGCGGCGCAAGTGTCAAAGTTAAGTACTTTAGCTCCGAGACGACGGCCGTGTTGTGTTTACGTTTACAGCGTAGCTCTCCTCTTTCAGTGTGTGTTCACAAAGTGCTCGCAACCCCACTGGCTGGAGATGAAATATTCCAGGTGAACAgacgacaaaaacaaaaaatcaggGCAATTCCACTATTCCTCCAAATATGCTTTGAATGCCTATcggtagtaataataatatcactCTGGGCTATTAAGCAGCTTCTCTACATGCTTTATTCGTGTTGGCCGACCACGTGAGCGCTGCTGACTCAGGCCTCTGATCACGTTTGTCATTGGGATTATTAAATTGTCTTGTTATTAATCGGGCATGAGAGTGCtgatgcttcttcttctgcgccCCTTTGGGCCTGGACTTCTTCTGGATCTGACTGAtggggatgtgtgtgttcatgtgcattAATTCCCCCCCAACAGGAAAGTGACTCTGGTTATGGTTGGACTGGATAATGCGGGGAAGACGGCCACAGTTCGAGGAATCCAAGGAGGTCAGAGCTGTTTGTTATGAATGttaataatgtgtattttgtgttttgcacgttttaaaaaacatttttaatagaAAGTTTGAAGCAAAACGTGCACAAAACTCCGCTCCGCTCACGTGATTGCTGTCGGTGGTTTGTGCAGAGAACCCCCAGGACGTGGCTCCCACCGTGGGGTTCTCCAAAGTGGACCTGAAGCAGGGCAAGTTCGAGGTGACCATCTTCGACCTGGGCGGCGGGAAGAGGATCCGGGGCATCTGGAAGAACTACTACTCCGAGTCCCACGGCGTGGTGTTCGTGGTGGACTCCAGCGACGTCCAGAGGATCCAGGAGACGCGCGAGACCATGGCCGAGGTCCTCCAGCACCCGCGCATCGCGGGGAAACCTGTGCTGGTGTAAGCGCTTTGCACCGAGAGAGTAacgaaagattttttttttaaaagaacggTTTTATGTTCAAAATGTGAGTAAAAGTATGGGAAAAAAGCTGACACACGGGCGGCGTTTAAAAGATGAAGTGGTAACGGGCTCTGCGGTCCAGTTTGCTGCTGGACACGTGCAGCGCAGCTGAATCCCTTCATCGGTAATCGGAGCACACGGCACAGGTTCAGGCGAGGACCCCTCCAGGTCGAGGCCCAGTCATATTCCCATAAGCTTTCCAGGCACAGATAACGATGTGACAAAGCAGCtgctctctcctttctttcatCAAATATTGAGTTGGTCATTGTGACGTGGGCACAGGCCCAAAGGgtgaatttaattcaattcctTTCTTCACTCACATCTCCCTCCATCCCAAATGTCTCCGCTTTCAGGCTGGCCAACAAACAAGACCAAGAGGGAGCGCTGGCTGAAGCCGACATCATCGAGAACCTGTCGTTGGAGAAGCTCGTCAACGAGAACAAGTGTCTGTGTCAGATCGTAAGTGCGTGTGCACCTGTTGCGGAACAGCAGTGGGGTGACGTTAAGGGCGCTCGGGTGACATTAAGGGCCTCGTGTCTCCCGTATATGGGCGTAGAGCGCAGTCGATTCTTCTGTGACCGCTCTTTTGTCTCTGCGTCTCTTTTTGTATTATCGTCCTCCGCACCCCAGGAGCCGTGCTCTGCCGTTCTAGGCTGCGGCAAAAAGGTGGACAAGTCCATCAAGAAGGGCCTGAAGTGGCTGCTCAACAACATCGCCAAGGACTACGAGGCCATCGCCGAGCGCGTGCAGAGGGACACCGCCGAGCAGCGCgcccaggaggagcaggacaaGAAGGAGAGGGCGGCGAGAGTGCGGCAGATACGAGAGGAGAGGTGTGTGAGAGATGACGGATGACGTGATGAGGGAAAAGTGTGAAATCTCTTCATCTGCTGGATACATCAACATTATTTAGTCTTGCACTGAGGAGAAAGGATGGAGCTGTCATTCTGACACAGGTGAGACGGTAACTTCTTGTCCTGTCCACAGAGACcggcaggagcaggaggaggcggagcgtgAGGGCCGGCagatccaggaggaggagctcgaTGATGAAAGCATCCCCAGCCCCTTCCAACCAATCGGCAACGTGAtctctgaggtgtgtgtgtgtgtgtgtgtgtgtgtgtacgtacacTCGTAGTCGGAGCCGAAGTCGTCGTTTAATTCCAGAGAGCGGAGGACAGATcgcctttttttgtgtgttcctTTTTCCAGATCGACGATAAAgagaaggagcggaggagagtCAGAGAGCCGCAGGAGGCCAGGACCAACAGCCCGAAGACGGACGCCGatcgggaggaagaggaggaggaggaggaggaggaggagccggaccACCCGAGACAAACGCCGGAAAATGCCGCTTCAGGTGAGCGTGGAAGCTCCTCCAACCGCTCTCGCGTCTAATCGCTTCCAAGTGTCCTGGTTTTGGTTTGTGGTCGCTGGAGAACAACAGAAGCACGTTGTTTCTCTCCTCGTATCTTATTGTTTGGTCAACTTGTAGATGAAGAGAAAGCAAATGATTTCCCGTCAAACCAGGCCGCTGTCCGATACGTTTCCTCTTGTTCTTCCCCGGGCCGCGTCCATCGGGGGGGAAACATCAATCGGATCATCTGGATTCTTCACGTCCGTCTCTGTACTTTCAGCCAAGACGGGCGAGCCggacaagaagaagacgaggaagctGCACCTGAAGAGGAGGCACCGGGTGGACCCGCTGCGGACGGAGGCCGAGAGCCCCacccctccgcctcctcccggtCAGTCCGCCCTTCAGAGAACAAAAGCAGAGTGTTAATCACCGACGGGAACACGCACTGTTTACCCATCTTGCCTTCAGGAGCTGCTAGCGCTGCGTGTCGGTTGTTGTTGCACGTCGAGCCAGGAAGTAGTCAGTGTCGCCGCCTGGCTTTTTTCACTTCATTGGGCCTAACCCCCTCGAATCTGTCCAGGAGTCGGTTCTGAGGGATCCGGCGAGCGTCCCTCCTCTTTTTTTGATTGTGTCCTGATCCCTGTGTGTttactctgttgttgtttttatttactttagtgGGATGGGCCACACCCAACATCTCTAGGCTGCCAAAACTAGAACCGCTCGGCGCCTCGAGACATTCTGGTAAAGACGTCTGTGAagtctggtcccccccccccccccccacacacacacacactgttaaccACCGTGTCACTCTCTCACTAACCCGGTGTAACTCATTGACTCACCGCCACGGCACTGAATCGGTGTTTCCTCTCCGGTACAGTACGTTGACATCATTTCAATGCGATGCTAGTCGTAGACGGTGGTTCTGCAGAGGAAACACTGGGCTCTgtctggctctgtgtgtgtcgaCTGTTAATTGACTGTTAATTGACCCCCGCCCCCCGTCTCTGTGTCCCATCTGACTCTCTTTGCTCACTCTGTTCTCGATAGAGAGCTCGTTGGCTGTGTTTCTATTCCAGGACTCGGTGGATGTCGTTTACTAATGTGGCCaaccctctttttcttttcttcctccccctccacagAACTTTTCAAGGCTGTCCCGCCTCTCGCCAACAGGCCGCAGCCCAACGGCGACGCTCAAGACGTCGTTTTGTAACCTCCAATCACGGCTCTCCTCTTTGTCTTTCGGTCTCAAACGAGCGGGTGTGTagacgaccacacacacacacacacacacacacacttgagcgCCTGGAGTGTGACAGGCAGACGGGAAACGCAAGGAGCACCATGGGAAATTAAGTCCTGTTAAGCGGGTTTTTTTCCGTGTGAGATGTCGGAAAAACCCGCCTGAACTAATTTGACGAGAGAgacttttaattttaattatcaGTGTTAGATATTATTCCTTTGGGTCCGACTGAATGCTTTTAATTGACAAAGAATGTACATACGTCCGCTTTAACCTTATATATGTCATTGAACACGACTGTATTGCATATGTTTGTCTTTGAGCCGCGGGGGGGTTTGGTAGTGTAAACAAAAAGGTACAGGAGATTTCTCCGAGCTCGTAAATCAAACATGTTCTCTTTTTGCACCACTGAAAccaggtgcatcatgggagcaATGTGCGACACGACGCTGCACTGCGCACGGAACTCCGTGGTTGATGTTTTTGGTCCACTTGTTGAGCAAAGATGCATTTGACTGCATTGGGAaacctgtttttaaaaaagagaacatTTTCCATCATAAAGGAGCTCGTCCTCTTTAGAAATGTGTTGTGAAAGTCTATTTGTCGACAGGGCTACGGATTGTATCCGCATTCTGCTGTTTCCACGGCGGGTCTGGTTTTTTAAAGTGATATTCCTCCGCTGCCTCTCCAGTGTCCCTGAGCTCTTCTCACAATGTCTTCTGCACACATTttctctttggataaaaaaaaaaaagacagacgcTTAAGATAGCTGAATTTACAGATACAAAATACACAATTCTGTCAAACAACACCACATTGCCCCAACTAGGTGTGGGAGGAGAGCGTCCATGGAACAGCTGATTGGGTCAGAGCACACAAGAGTTTGTGTAGCGTCTTGAAATATCACTTTTAAAAATATCCcaatattttatttcaaaacTACAGCACTCACTCTCTTCTTAATGCGCTAGATGTTtggaaaaaaactattttttctaTCCAGTTTGACTTTTGTAACCGCACAATTAAAGATGTTTTAAATATCACTCTCGACTGccgggtgtttgtgtgtgtgtgtgtgttttttccgcTGCCGCTGAACTGGAAACGAGTGTGAGACGTGAACATCGGTTCATCACCTGCACCTGCACctgctgagcacacacacacacacacacacacacacacacctgggtgttAAAGGCGCTGCTGATGTTGATTAGCACTTCTGTAACAGAGGACTGAGATTATAGTTATTATGTCAATAACACCGTCTCATGAACAGCTGGTAGGGTGAGAATAAGAGATATCTAGGGGGTGTTTAGCATCTGTGGATccctaaaaaaacatgttatccAAATATCTACAGAGAATTAGAAGAAACTAATTATCGCTGTTTGCCGTGTGTTTTGTCCCTTTTGTTTGGTAAATTAATTGCGAGGTGAAgaggatcctgtaagtcataattatgagatgctaagtatATTGAATATCCCGGTTATCGTCAATAccttgatttatatatatatatataaaaatatttattgatatataaatatatatatataatcttcaAGTCAGATTTGGGGCCAGTGGTAAAGCTTTCTAATCCTATTTGTGTCATCTGATAAATGTCCTCGTGGTAATAAGAGTATGCTGAGTCATGGTTCGTGAGCACGAGGAACTGAATGAACTCATTACGGTAATAAAACGCGGTGCAGCGGTGGTGATTTGTCACCAATACAAATGAAAACTGCCCTGGGGCAAAACATTTGTCGTGGCGGGGGTCGTTCTGTGCGATGGAACGAGCGAAGCTCCGTGCAAAAATGAGCTGGGAGGAGAAGAACTACTACCCAGAATGCCTTTCGGGCAAAACCCCTCAAAGTTTGTGGAGAAAGTAGGCAGAGAGGAAGTCTCTATGTCGAGGCGAAGTGAGGGCCTCGGTGTGGCCCTTTACAGATGTTAAAATGACACGAGAAAGATGCCTCAAGCCGAGACAATGGAGGTGTCTCTATTGTTGTGCAGGTTCAGGGTTTGATGGTCTAAAAATGTCCCGCTATCCTTGTCGCCGCGTCGGAAATGTAATGATTTGACATTGAGCCAGGAGGACACACACCAGGAGCTGTTTCTgtgctcttaaagggacagcggcgtatttattaatgaatggAGACGAACGCACACATTCTGTGTCTTTTGTTTGACCTCCACCTTCACTGTCTGAAGGCGCTATATTTAACGACATGTTTGAGTTGTAGCACAGTGCCCTGGACGTCACAGGTTTCATCcagatggtaaaaaaaagagtcagaTTAGAAGAGTTACGAGGATTCTGGGATCACCTCCGCGAACATGCTGTTTTCAAAGACTCCTgcgtatttattttatttttcagcccTGTAACGAACTTAGGCTGCAGACGTTTCTCCGGAGAGGATGACGTACATATATTCTACTGACCTCCAGCAGTGTTTAAAACAGCAGACATAAAAGCTCTCGTGAGCGGGGGAATAGGTTGAATCGCTATTGTGTTAAATCACTTGGCAACAGCCAGCAGCGAGAGGGCCGTGAACTGAGATAAAATATGCTCGCTGTCCATAGAgctgcttttcttttgttgGATTCGGTCTCATGCAAACCCTCCGATGCTTAATAACACCGGGTAACACTTCATGGACATCGTGGTACTGGGCCCACGGTgtctaaactaaactaagcaGGCGAATTAATCAAATATAGTTACCGAGTGTAATTACTTGAGGGGAGATCATAAGATGTGCTCAATTTAATACTTCTCACATGTGGTATCACGTTGAGATGGAATAATGCGTGGGTGTGTTTATGAAGAGTCAAGTAATAGCAATGATTTCCTTCCATGTGAGACTAAagcaagtaaaaaaacaaatcccACGACTAGAGTAAAACCAACAATGACTTAAGATCCTCGACTAGCAATTACTGTTTGTGGAGACAGAGCCAATCTGTCCCGTAGACCTAGATCATTGTCTGAATATTTCAGCTGGAAATGCTCACTGCGTTGCTTTTGATGATATGCACTTTTGCTGAAAGGAAGTAGCGTTTTGGAATTCAAGGATGCGAGTGAAAATATCACCAGCGCCCGAAGTGGCCATGAAGCCGGCGTCGACACCTTGAATACGGAGAAAGAAAAGCTCCTCTATATGAAGCGGCTGATAATAGATGAGAAGAAAGGCTTTCAGCGGCTCCCTCAAGGACACGTGTGGGCTGATGGACTCTGAGATCCAATATGGCTACAGAATCCTCTCAGCGTGTGGATATTCCTTTTACAATAATCCTTAAAATGTGTCGTATTCTGTGCATGCGCAGCTTAGAAAGTCCCTCAATCATTTTTTATATTGACGAGGCTTCAGAATTAAACCCACGTGGGCCTTAACGACGCCCACGAGCATCCAAaatgtcctccccccccccgaagcTTTCATGTCACCATCATGCCATTTGAGGCAGACTCTCTCTCCCCTGCgccggttaaaaaaaaaaagacaaataatctATATCTGAAGGAGAGAGCAGTGTTATAGGACTCATTACGGGGATGAGCCGTCACCATACAACGAATGGGCCTTTCATCTTACATCAGAGTCAGAGCATAGTGGGGGAGTGGGCATCcaaggccagtgtgtgtgtgtgtgtgtgtgtgtctgtgtgtgtgtgtgtgagttatctAAAAGTGCCAGCGGTGAGCTGTGTGTCAAACTGTCGTGAAAAAACCCCGGGAGGGCCGAAGAAAGAGCCAATAATGAATGAACGTCGTGTTCTGgctcacggtgtgtgtgtgtgtgtgtgtgtgtgcatctgtgttaaaaaaaaaaagataaacaacaaGGTAATTGGGTGTGCTGGTGTGCTGGAGGGGGAGTACGCAGCAGTGGGTTGACACAGGGAGGCCCTGCAGCCGCGGCCTCCGGCCTGCAGGGGGCAGTGCAGCTCCAGTAATCTCCTGCTCGGCATTATAAACCTAGTTTTTTTGGCGGGTATTTTGTGCTGCTGACGACTGAGAGACTTCTCCATTTATCTGGGCTGACTGACCTGAGCCTTGTTGGTAAATATCTATAAAAAGGAATTAAATGCAGCTCAGGAGACTCTAAAACTACCGTGTCCATGGCTGCTTTCTAACGAAAGAACATGCAGCCTTTCGACCTTCAACGTGTCGTTATGTAACCGAGCATGTGCATGAGCTGTTAATGACAGAAGCCGGTTAGATGCACTTTTAATGCTGTAAATTGGGGGATAATATTTCCCAGAGCCTAAAAGACGGAATGGAAACGGGGAAAAACAAAGTTCAAAACAATTACTTTTGGATCAAATATCACAAACAAATCTTAATTCAGCCACTTCTTGACTCCTAATGTGCTCCGTTGTTGTGGTCGATGCTTTTATATGTTATCAGCTGACCAAAGAAGTGCTGTGCCCACCACGTCCCTCCGGCTGGAAGCCATCAACTCTCTTTGTTCCCTCGCACATCGAGCCGCTGATTCCTTGAACTCCTTTCATCGTCGACAAACCCTGCTAATTGCAATCCGGCGTGACTCACCTTTTATGTGGCGACGCAGATTTAGAGACTTGAAAGTCCTCTTTTTATGTGGCGCTTCCACTTGACtgtgaactccccccccccccagtggagACATTATCAGCTTCGATTGCATGTTGGCCTGTGAAGAGTTCCCACCGACAAGACGATCAAGCACTTTGAAAGACCACatattgttctttttattaaccgggaaaaaaataattcattCCCCGTGGGCACGGAATCGCAGTTAAAGAGGGGGCACAATATTGTTTTACAGCTGCAGCGCTGGTGTGTGTGCGCCCTGTTGTGTCCACGGAAATTCTTTAAAGTGCTGGCTCATGAGATTCAGAAAGCCGTTTTGGACCCATTGGTGAAGATGAATGCAGTTAATGCAAATGAAGAAACCACCCTGCAGAGCTCTGGAGCCGAAG
Proteins encoded in this window:
- the arl13b gene encoding ADP-ribosylation factor-like protein 13B, translating into MFSLMANCCNWLKRWREPARKVTLVMVGLDNAGKTATVRGIQGENPQDVAPTVGFSKVDLKQGKFEVTIFDLGGGKRIRGIWKNYYSESHGVVFVVDSSDVQRIQETRETMAEVLQHPRIAGKPVLVLANKQDQEGALAEADIIENLSLEKLVNENKCLCQIEPCSAVLGCGKKVDKSIKKGLKWLLNNIAKDYEAIAERVQRDTAEQRAQEEQDKKERAARVRQIREERDRQEQEEAEREGRQIQEEELDDESIPSPFQPIGNVISEIDDKEKERRRVREPQEARTNSPKTDADREEEEEEEEEEEPDHPRQTPENAASAKTGEPDKKKTRKLHLKRRHRVDPLRTEAESPTPPPPPVGWATPNISRLPKLEPLGASRHSELFKAVPPLANRPQPNGDAQDVVL